GCGGCTCACCGTGGCGTTCTGCAAACAGAGCTGGACCCCGACATCGTGCCTCCACCCCTCAAGTTCAAGCCCCAAAGAGCTGCTGGGGTTCAGCCACCTCTCCATCCCAGGCCAACCTTTTCCTCATTTGTTGATGGACTTTTGCTTCTTTTAggcaacagctgaaacaaatataaatgtaccTGGAGAGGCTTTGCAACAGCAGCTGGGCTTGTTGCTGGATGTGGCGGTGCTGGAGCTACCAAGGGTCTCAGACAAGTTCTAGTTTCCAGAGAACAACAAATTCATGGGAGGAGTGGACACATGTGACCAGATGCCACAGAGGATCCCTAATGGTGGCCAACCACAGTCACCCAGGCTTTTCTAGACATTGCTGTATCGATAGCTTGATCCTCCACAAGCAGCTGTGTGCCAGCCTGCAGAAAAGGTCCAAAACATGGCAGCAATTACAGGAGGAATTTGCTGCATTTCTCCTTGGAATCTCAGTAGACAGCATGCCACAGAGGAGCCCGTCTGAAAGGCATGCCCTGTATCAGCAAGCCGGGGACAGGAGAAGGCCCAGAGAGCCACGGGCTGATGGCTGTGCGTGGTGGCCAGTGTGAGACTGTGCAGCTGgagaggagctgctgcagggctTACCactgcagacaaaaaaacacctgaaccgtaatgacaaaaacagacaaacgaCCAGGGTTGACACTTGATTTTTGGATTACTGGAATATAGCTCAAAGTTTAAATTGTCCATTTGAAACTGTTTGCTCGTGTTGTTTTTTAGCTCTAATTCAGACATAAACTAGAAAAATCTGTGTAATTTGGGTGACGCTGAATAGCCTCCAGACACTGAAAGGCAAAAGGCGCAGAAGCAATGACAATTCTACCATCTAACTAAAATACTACAAGACGGCCCATTTAAAATCATGGTCATAAGAGGGTAAACGCTCTTTTTGCAGCGAGCAGAGAGCATTTAATGTGGAACTTCAACGATTTCACAAAACAACAATTGATAGCACCTTTAATGTATTGCTGATTTTTCAACAATCAGACAGACACACTcagagtctctctctctctcacacacacacacacacacacacacacacacacacacacacacacacacacacacacacacacacacacacacacctttagATAACTGGGCCGAGTCTATCTTCAATCTTCAGCAGACCCAGACCCTGACTGAGTGTAGCCGGTCATTTCTCTTTGCAGGCATAAAGAGGATTTTTGAGTGGCAGTATTGGATTGACTGATATTTAGCTTAATTACAAAGCTCCAATTAACTCAGTGAAGATCTGAGGCAAGCTAAGATGAACTGGGGACGTCTATCGAAGCTGTTTCTAAACAGCTCGATCACCAAGTTCTGAGAAGAACCTCAGATGGAAAGGAAAAAGGGGAAGGAGCTCCCAGGACAAAGCCAGAAACCACCAAAGTTCGAGTCTGTTGTAAACTGTTGGGAGATCGTAATACTGTCCACGGTGCGGTCAGGTTTACACTGCCAAGGACAGAAAGAATGTGGACTGAGAAAGCACCGTCAGCTCCAACACTGACACCTAAAAAGTTTGACTGAATCTTAACACAGGGCCTGATCTCTTCTGGTCAAACCAGACAAAATTCAACCATTTGGCCACGAATAGAAACAGCTAACAAAAAGTCAACGTGAGGCCGTCAAACTTAACTAAGCTGTGTTATCAATAACTGTGCCATAgttactctggtatttatttcTATGTCGGCCTTTCTGATAAGCTCATCCTCTGCTGTTTTAGAACCAAGTTTAGATCAGATCACCCCCGAGTCCCCCTAATGTGAGACAATAAAGGAATCTCTTACCAAACTTAAGGTATTGCACCATTTctaagcacggtggtggcagcattatgccgCGGGGCTTGTTTGCCACCAGTGGTACCGGTGCGAAGCAATGGTTTACACAATTAGCCAGGGAAAACAACATCCAATTTTTTAAACTTCAACTCAGATCAACAGCTACAGGGTGGAAGCTCGGACACAGCTTGTTGGTCCAGCAGGTCAATGCTCCCCAAACACACATCAGACTGGTTTTGGACTGGGAAGAATACAATAAACATCTGGAATCGTCTCTGTTGGAAATGTATGCACTTAGGTCGGGTTGGTGCCGGAAAACCAAACCAGAGAGGCCAAGAACCCATTCGACGGCCACTTACGGGTGAAAACATTTGTGCGAATAAAGAGCAACATGCTCGGGGACACTTACCCCAACATCAGACAGTACGTACGTTTTATTTATAGCCCCGTGTGGACGAGGGCACAAGAGACTCAAAATGTGAGCCACAAgttcttgttaaaaaaacaaaaacaaaacagtatatAAATTACTACAAACCCAGAATTACCACGTGAAAGAGGAGCGGATGAAAACTTCTTAACCAGAAGTGTAAAGTCAAATCATCTGTCATAACCACTGAGTTAAATCATCAGCTCCAAACAGGTAACTACTAATACAGAATCCTATAGAGAATAAATGCAACTCTCAAAATTGAAGATGCTCGACTAAAACCAACTTCTGTTGCATTTAAACCCCTGGCTGCAGCAAACAGCCCAGCTATTTGCCATTTATGGCAGACTTTAACTTAAAAGGCGCCTAAAGAAACTGATTTTTTACAGCCGTCTGCTATCATCTGAGGAGtttgaatgaagaaaaaaaaaaaagataccgACTGCGCAATCTGGAATtggcctttttttcttctccttttggAGTTGGGGCTTCAGCCGCCCtctttttattgaattatctAGATGCCCTGACCACTGTGGGCTTCCTGCGCACCACGGAGAGCCGGGGCTGGTTAACGTATCTACTCGGCTATTACGTAAGAGCTCATCATCAATGAGTTGTCCGCGGGGCGACCCGGACAAAACACTCCGCAACACAGACCCTCACTTTACCATCGCACAAACTACGTGTGCGCACATCCCACGCTGCCACGGAGAAGTTGGCGACACGGTTCGGCTAACGCCACCCCGTCGTAAACAAACCCAACGTGCCTCCGGGAGCTGCAAGCAGCCCGATTCAACAGTTCCGCGCACGTTTCGCCCGAGCTAACGGGGCTAAATTAAACGAGCTAAAGTGCTTTGACACGTTTCAGGGAGGGGGCGGCTACCTGCTCCGCCGTGTTCCTCTATCGGTCAACAATAGTCACCAGACAGCAGCGCCGTCGTCTGTATCCCACCTCCGCAGCTAGCAAACTGTCTCCAAAACTCAGGCTGGCGTTAGCATAGCAGTCGTTAGCAGGTAGCTGACATTAACTAGCGCGTTTAGTCGCCCGTGAAAACAGTGAGGCGTTTAGCACGAGTGCGTGTGGCTGGCTGGCTCGGTCGTATTAAAAGGCGTTGACTGTTGCCAAAAAGGCACAAAACGACCGATTTAAACAGCTGTCACTGGCATACAAAAGAGGTAAACAGACCTTGCTCGGCTGGAACAACACAGTTTCAAAATGGCTACCTTAGCAGCAAGCAGCACACATTTATCAGCTTGCTAAGTGCTAGCGAGCTAACTTGCAGTGTTTTATGACGATAGCGCCTACCTTCTCAGGAGCACGACGGTCTCGAGCAGAGAGGGACTCGCATTCAAAGGAGCGCTGCTGACACGACAGACGCTACTCCGCTCTGTGTCCGCAAACTTCTCCGAAAATCGGGCTGCCTAcgtttgtttgggttttaggtGCGCTTACGACTGGCGCTGGGCACTGAGGGATTCGAACAGCCTCAAACGTGTTGCATTCAAGAGCGCTCGTCATTCTGCAACTCCGGGTAGTTTTGAGCGGCGTATCAGCGAAACCCTCGGAGTAGCGTAACTTTTAAAGCGCGTCCGCGCTTAGGCATCAGAACGACCACGTCAGTATATGCGCCAAGTGTTTTTTTTGCGGCAATAGTGTGTCGCCAGGTTGGCTTTTAATTCAAAAAGCACGGCGCTGCTGAGACGCGCGAGGCAAAATGTGCAACTTTGAATGCAACTCGACGTGTCCGCCTTCAGTCAGACCAGTCGATGTCAGAAACGGGCAGGCGTTTAATCGAGCGCCGACGGAACGGCGGGGAGAAAATGACCTCTGGTTTAGCTAGTTCACGTTAACTTTGTAACCTTTGAGTCGAGATATatatagatcttttttttttttttttttttttttggcgttgTTAGGTTAGCCTGGATAAGCCAGTTAGAGGCACCGAAGATACCGAGTTATAATAAACAGGTAACCGTGACGCCATCGCTTCATTTGACAAGTTATTGCACTAGCATAGCGTTCCATTGCATCAGATGTTGAATGCTAGGTGAAAAACAAATAGCTACGGGTTTCTTTAGGCTGTATCTGAACCAAAAACGAATAACCTAGATGCGAGGATTGCTTGGTTATTGATCCTAACTGCCTTTTAatttccaggttaaaaaaaatgctgaggtATTCATCCGGGAGGCGGATAATATTTGGGGTAAGATAATGGAgcttgtttcctttttaattacAGTGCCTTATCTAGGCAATCAGCTGGGAACTCTAACGGATTTTGTCATGAAAGCCAGAGTAGTGTGAGAAAAATGTAGATCTAGAGCCCAGCATCAGCACGTGTCTCTCTACCAGCGCTACACATCCAGAGAATGACATTTTGACTTGTTCTTAATGGCACAATAGCTCAATCAAGTGCATCTTTGGACAAAAGTCAAGTCTTCCTGCTGATTGTTAAATTAGACATGggtcttgactttgactagaccatttcAGAGATTACCTCATGAAGGTGTTTTGATCTAACCATCCCATCGAAGCTCCGGCTGTATGCTTAgtgttgtcctgctgaaaggtggaTCTCCACCTCTgccctgtatttggctccattAAACTACCCCCCCCTTCCATAAAGGCTGCATTGGATGGAGCACATGACTCATAGATGTCGTGTCTTTTCCAGTTATTGGATGACGGACTGAACTGTGAGACGTTCAAAGCTTGGGGATGTTGTTTCACATCTCAAAGAGGCCTTAATAGAGCAGCTAGATTTACAGGGAGAATCTAATCAGGTAGCTGGCGTCTAGCTAGTCACATTTGAATAGAGGCGGTGAATACAAACGGGCACAACACTTTCCAGAGTTGTACGCGTAGAAAAGTATTTAAAACCAGTGCTTTTTGCATTTGAtgtgacaaaacgtgaaaagTTTCAGTTCTCTCGGAGGACGCTGTAAGTTCTGGGGTTGCATGAGCGTACGTGTATAAAAACCAGACGTGCCCATTGGTGAATCAGGAGTGGCGTTAACTCTTCCCTGTGCTTTCCTCCCAGCTTCCAGCGTGGAGACGCGTGCAGCAGAACATCCGGCCGCCTAGCTGCACACCAGGAGCCCAGCTGCTGCTGCGTCCTCCTCAAGCCTCCTCCGTGCGTACCTTACTCGGACCGTCATCCAGCAGCAGATGTGGCGGCGGCGTCGGGCCCGCGGCCTGGATGGCCCCGCGTCTTTGTCACGGCGACTCAAGGGACGCCTCGGAGAAAGGAGGCGACGACGGCAAAGGCTTCAGCATGAGGGCCCTGACTCAGGCACCCAAGCCAGCTCTGTACCTCGGGTTCTCCGGCCTCATCCCGTTTCTCTCCGCCCCGCTCTTCATGGCTGCCACCCAGTCCTTCTACCCCGAGGTAGCCTACGCCCAGATGGTGTACGGCGCCTCCATCGTGTCCTTCCTGGGAGGCGCCCGCTGGGGATTCGCCCTCCCTGCTGGTAGCCCCGCTGAGCCGGACTGGAGGAACTTGGGCAACAGCGTGGTGCCGTCGCTGCTGGCCTGGCTGGCGCTGCTCTGCAGGGACAATATAACAGAGGGAGCCCTGGTGGTTCTAATGGGACTGGGTCTGTCACTGCATTACGACCTGAGCGTGCTGCCAGGCTACCCCACCTGGTTCAGAGCCATGAGGACGGTCCTGACTCTGGTCGCCACCTTCTCCCTCGTTGCCACGCTGCTACTTAAAAAGATCTGCGTGGAGAGAAAACTCAGAGAGATGCAGAAGTGACCTATAGGAGGGGTTTTGGATTTAACATGAATAAAGACTTCTAAGCACTTTCAGGCAGCTTCATTAAGTCTCAATATTCACAACGCcccactttattatttttatttacaaacgCAACACATTAATCCATATTAATCCATATTTAGATAAAGAAAACCCAGAATTCTAAACTTGCGTCTCCTGTCACAAGCTTCCCCGGTCCTCTCAGCACCGGAGTTAGCGTCAGAGCAGGGAATCACAGCCGATACGATTTCAGAGGcggatttttatatatatatatatatatatatatatatatatatatatatatatatatatatatatatatatatatatatatatatatatatatatatatatatatatatataatgtaaataaaaattctgCGCCGTCTGAAACGTCGTTCCTGTTCTGTAACGGACGCTGTAGAGCTGCGGCTGAAAGTCCCGCTCCGTTCaatttgttaaagaaaatagCCGACACTTCAGACCACATtcattcaaatttatttttcagacaGATACAGCTGTGAGGACAGTTCAAACACAGAACCTATTGCCTATAACAAAGATGAGAACATTCCTTTGAAGGTCCATTGAAGCAAAAAGCAGCGCTTCTCTACGCTGGCGTAACATTTTAACGCAGCTACATACGTATGGAGCGATGCGTCTGTGTTGCACGTTTCTACAGGAACGTCACTTTAAACCTGTCTTTAAAAAGTGGCTTGGAAAAGTACAAATAGCTCTTGAACTTCTCACATTTTGTCCCGTTGCAACCACAGTAGTACAGTgatgaagtgaaaggaaaactaTACATTGAAATGTTTTAGTTGTCCTTTtacaaatatctgaaaagtgcggtgtgcatttgttttcagcctcctttactctgataccccgaGTAAATGGCAACCGACTGCCTGCAGACGTCCCCTAACCAGAGAACAGGCCACCTGTGTGTGTCATTTAATCTCGGTATAAATCCAGGTGTTCTATAAAAAGAcgtttagagaacattagagaaaaCTACCACTGCACATAATCACTCTGGACACTGCATACCCACCACGAAACACAACGGTGGCACCATCACGCTGTGGGGAtgcctttcttcagcagggacagggaggcTGGTTAAAACTGGTGGCCTTCCCGCTGGACGACCCCCATAAGCACACAGCCAGAGCGGGAACAGAACATGTCAACTGCATGTCCTacaacggcctagtcaaagcccaggcaTATATTCCAGTTGAAGTCACATGTGGCAAGATTTGAAAATCGCCATTCGTGGATGCTCGTGTGACTGAACTTGAGCTGTTCTGTAAAGAGAAACTGACAAAAAATCTCAGTTTTAAGATCTGTGAAGCCCATAGGGACTTACCCTAAAATACTCGCATGCAGAattgaagcagaaaaaaaaaaaaaacagcttttctttcacttcagaTAAAACCcactaaagtttgtggttggaatGTGGCAGACTGTTGAAAAAAGTTGAAGGGGAAGTTGAGAGTTGAAATGTAATAGGAGCCACTTCTGACTGCGGTCGACATAAATAAGGACTCGGAGGTACCGGTACTTCCAGCAGCATATGTACAAATGACCATCCAGTGAAAACGGAGATTGCTCTCCTCGAGTTTCCAGTAATAAATGAATCTGACACCAAGAACCACCGAGGGTTTCATGGGGTTCCCGCTGTCATCCAGGCTCAAGAGCGAGTCAAAGAAGCGCTGACCGCAAAACCACAAAACGGCGACGTCAAGCCCAGACCTCCTGAAGACTTGACGGCCAGAAAATAAAGAAGGGCCGCTTCATGGTGACAACCTCTCCTGATCTGAGGGGTTCCCGGTAAAAACACGCTCGACGTCACTCAGTTTCAAGTAAAACTATTTTCCGCAGCTGAAGATAAGAAAGCCGTGTGATAGAAAAAGCGTTTTTGGCACTTCCCAGAACTAGCTGTGCTGCTAAAAAAGGACACACGTATAAATAACATCGACCGGAAGGTGGCGGCCTGCTAGAGAGGCGGCCATCTTTTCAGTCTCCAGTTTTAAAGGTGCAACGTGTGCGCAGTCTTGGGATGATCCGTGTGCCGACTCTGGCGGTTTGAGGGCCCCGGCGGTCAGAGCACGGCCAGCCCGCCGTCGCAGCGGCTGGTGATCATGTTGCCCACCTCGGTCCACGTGTCCAGGTGCGGGTCGTAGATCTCCACAGAATCCATGGTGACGGGGGCTGAGAAGTCCCTGCTGGCGGCCCGTCCGCCCACGGCGTAGAGCAGCCCGTTGACCGCCGACACCGACACGCCCGCGCGCGGGGTGGACATCGGGGCCACCTCCACCCACTTCTCCTGCGGAGACACATCGCAGGCTGTGAGGACACGTCCGGAGGACACAGGCGGCGTGCTTCGGCGCCAAATCCCGCCTCACCTCCTCGGGACAGTATTTTTCCACCGTCTCCAGAGCGCCCAGCGCCTCGTTCCAGCCTCCCACGGCGTACACGCAGTTGTTCAGGCAGGCCACGCCCACGTAGGCCCGCCGCTGGCTCATCACCGGCAGGGCGCTCCAGCGACGGGAGATGGGGTCATACACTTCTGCTGAGCGCAGCTCCATTCCCTCATCACTGATCCCACCGATCACGTAAATTAATCCTGAGAGGAGCCAACATGAGTTTTTAGGTGGAAtaagaccaaaaaaacaacaataacaacacatttactgttttgtcatgtttaaCATAAGagtcaggaaaaaaaggagagataAACAGACCCTGCAGCTCAGAGCAGCCAAAGTAATAGCGGGGGACTGCCATGCCGCCGATGACCTCCCACTTGTTCTCCTCTGGATCGTATCGCTCCATGGTTTTCCCGATCTCCGATCCAATCCAGCCACCTGCAACCCAACGGCATGTTGAGCTAGTAAAGATCGCTCCGTTCCCTGTGCCGCGCTAAGGCACCTAGTCCAGTTTCATTGTCCGCACCAACCGACACCAACGTACTATGCTGGGATTTaaagggggagtggtggccgaggggttagagcagcgcgcttgcgctctgagaaggatgcaagtacctggtttgatccccagtgcctgcactctgggtccctgagcatgacccttaaccccagattgctccccaggtgccgcacatggcagcacactgctcccccaggggatgggttaagatgcagaagtgaatttctccattgtgagatcaataaagtatcaattattattattaacagcaTAAAGTAATGTGTAATGGTGAAGTGGACGGGGCATAAtgcctggtttaaaaaaaaaaaaaagtcctgcttTTACTGTGAAGAGTCTCCCCAGGGGATCAGTGTTCAGAATAAACTCCAACGCAACCAACTGGTTTCTGTGGTCTATCTAAATTTACAGCATAAAGAGAAATTACTGGGCTGTCATTTAAAATGTCAGGCGcagatttaaagaaatgtgcagcTGACTTGGACAGTTTTAAAACAGATGAGCATAAACAGCAACAGTAAAATCAGCAGGGACGTAAGAGATGACGTCTGATAGGAGCAGCGACANNNNNNNNNNNNNNNNNNNNNNNNNNNNNNNNNNNNNNNNNNNNNNNNNNNNNNNNNNNNNNNNNNNNNNNNNNNNNNNNNNNNNNNNNNNNNNNNNNNNNNNNNNNNNNNNNNNNNNNNNNNNNNNNNNNNNNNNNNNNNNNNNNNNNNNNNNNNNNNNNNNNNNNNNNNNNNNNNNNNNNNNNNNNNNNNNNNNNNNNNNNNNNNNNNNNNNNNNNNNNNNNNNNNNNNNNNNNNNNNNNNNNNNNNNNNNNNNNNNNNNNNNNNNNNNNNNNNNNNNNNNNNNNNNNNNNNNNNNNNNNNNNNNNNNNNNNNNNNNNNNNNNNNNNNNNNNNNNNNNNNNNNNNNNNNNNNNNNNNNNNNNNNNNNNNNNNNNNNNNNNNNNNNNNNNNNNNNNNNNNNNNNNNNNNNNNNNNNNNNNNNNNNNNNNNNNNNNNNNNNNNNNNNNNNNNNNNNNNNNNNNNNNNNNNNNNNNNNNNNNNNNNNNNNNNNNNNNNNNNAGAGAGACAAGGGCAGTTTCACTTCTGGGTCTTACTGTCGAGGACCATCTGCTCTGAGCGTTGACATCCTCATGGGGCGCGCTCATGGATTGGACAGTAAGGGGCAGACGGGACCTATTGCGTAGAGGTACTTCCTGGCTTTTCTCCGGGGTCTCATCTTGGCCGGTTGGAGCTGACTGTG
This genomic window from Fundulus heteroclitus isolate FHET01 chromosome 6, MU-UCD_Fhet_4.1, whole genome shotgun sequence contains:
- the LOC105925256 gene encoding transmembrane protein 69 isoform X2 — its product is MAPRLCHGDSRDASEKGGDDGKGFSMRALTQAPKPALYLGFSGLIPFLSAPLFMAATQSFYPEVAYAQMVYGASIVSFLGGARWGFALPAGSPAEPDWRNLGNSVVPSLLAWLALLCRDNITEGALVVLMGLGLSLHYDLSVLPGYPTWFRAMRTVLTLVATFSLVATLLLKKICVERKLREMQK
- the LOC105925256 gene encoding transmembrane protein 69 isoform X1; this encodes MLRYSSGRRIIFGLPAWRRVQQNIRPPSCTPGAQLLLRPPQASSVRTLLGPSSSSRCGGGVGPAAWMAPRLCHGDSRDASEKGGDDGKGFSMRALTQAPKPALYLGFSGLIPFLSAPLFMAATQSFYPEVAYAQMVYGASIVSFLGGARWGFALPAGSPAEPDWRNLGNSVVPSLLAWLALLCRDNITEGALVVLMGLGLSLHYDLSVLPGYPTWFRAMRTVLTLVATFSLVATLLLKKICVERKLREMQK